The Lentimicrobiaceae bacterium genome includes a window with the following:
- a CDS encoding Maf family nucleotide pyrophosphatase, with protein MIFDKIKNYRLLLASKSQRRIDLFKQTGLDFTVVDINADESFPRDLHVSEVPLHICQKKSHAYDTSKLKDNNILVTADTVVVFGDSILNKPHDEVEAKKMLSILSDKSHKVYTGVCIRNNKFQSVFVEETTVTFGNLSEGDIDFYVKNYKPFDKAGAYGIQEWIGLVGVERIEGCYYNIVGFPMHTFCKQLIKFIERNTENE; from the coding sequence ATGATATTTGACAAGATAAAAAATTACAGATTGTTGTTGGCTTCAAAGTCGCAAAGGCGTATAGACCTGTTTAAGCAAACGGGTCTTGATTTTACAGTTGTTGATATAAATGCCGACGAAAGTTTTCCGCGAGACCTGCATGTGTCAGAAGTGCCTTTGCATATTTGTCAGAAAAAATCTCACGCATACGATACTTCCAAACTCAAGGACAATAATATACTTGTAACGGCTGATACGGTAGTTGTATTTGGCGATAGTATTTTAAACAAACCACACGACGAGGTGGAAGCCAAAAAAATGCTCTCCATTCTGAGCGACAAATCGCATAAGGTATATACCGGAGTTTGCATCAGAAACAATAAGTTTCAATCTGTTTTCGTTGAAGAAACAACAGTTACATTCGGCAATTTGTCGGAAGGCGATATCGATTTTTATGTAAAAAACTACAAACCTTTCGACAAGGCTGGTGCTTACGGCATTCAAGAATGGATTGGACTTGTAGGAGTTGAACGTATTGAAGGATGTTACTACAACATAGTTGGTTTTCCTATGCATACGTTCTGCAAACAGTTAATTAAATTTATAGAAAGAAACACAGAAAATGAATAA
- the tilS gene encoding tRNA lysidine(34) synthetase TilS yields MIRDFIKYVKTENLFQKQDKLLVGVSGGVDSVVLLNILVKLNYNVSVAHVNFNLRGNDSHQDYLFVEKMAKSLSVPFFFKNADTHLYMKQHKLTLQEAAREIRYDWFNQLISENNFFAVLTAHHLNDQFETQVINLLRGTGFKGLRAMLPKQNNIIRPLLFATSEMIRQYATENNLPWREDISNQSDDYLRNYIRHNVLPLLLEVSPNLLEIAEKNAQNFRDAELILENHINQVKNQVFVEENGITYIDLDKIKNLEPVAAYMYYLLKDFGFNKSQTDGIVQDVETTSGRCFSSATHTLLCDRNSIIIKPIETNEKFVTETYNSIDELLSNKSKVIDFKQIAYSEIKDLKNKNQAFLDISKIKFPVTIRHWQQGDKFIPFGSKNFKKLSDFFIDNKLSLFEKEEILLLTSGDDIAWIIGMRTDERYRVTHETEKVLQCSVVSD; encoded by the coding sequence ATGATACGAGATTTTATCAAGTACGTTAAAACAGAAAATCTTTTTCAAAAACAAGATAAACTCTTGGTTGGAGTTAGCGGTGGTGTTGATTCGGTTGTTTTATTAAACATTTTGGTAAAATTAAATTACAATGTGAGCGTTGCACATGTCAATTTTAATTTAAGAGGCAACGATTCGCATCAAGATTACCTTTTTGTCGAAAAAATGGCTAAATCGTTGAGTGTGCCGTTTTTTTTCAAAAACGCAGATACACATCTCTATATGAAGCAGCACAAACTAACTCTGCAAGAAGCCGCAAGAGAAATCAGATACGATTGGTTTAATCAGTTAATTTCCGAAAACAACTTTTTCGCAGTCCTTACAGCTCACCATCTAAACGACCAATTTGAAACGCAAGTCATTAATTTGCTGCGTGGTACGGGTTTTAAAGGACTTAGAGCCATGTTGCCCAAACAAAATAATATTATCCGTCCCTTGTTGTTTGCTACTTCCGAAATGATAAGGCAGTACGCTACCGAAAATAATTTGCCTTGGCGTGAAGATATTTCAAACCAGTCGGATGATTATTTGCGAAACTATATTCGCCATAATGTACTGCCATTGCTGCTTGAAGTGAGTCCCAATCTGTTGGAAATAGCCGAAAAAAACGCTCAAAACTTCAGGGATGCCGAGCTTATTTTAGAAAATCATATAAACCAAGTCAAAAATCAGGTTTTTGTTGAAGAAAACGGAATAACCTACATAGATTTGGACAAAATTAAAAACCTTGAACCTGTAGCAGCATACATGTATTACCTGCTTAAAGATTTCGGGTTTAATAAATCTCAGACCGACGGTATTGTGCAGGATGTAGAAACAACATCGGGAAGATGCTTTAGTTCTGCCACACACACTTTGCTTTGCGATAGAAACAGCATTATTATCAAACCCATTGAAACCAACGAAAAGTTTGTAACCGAAACCTATAACTCAATTGATGAACTTTTAAGCAATAAATCAAAAGTTATTGATTTTAAGCAGATTGCATATTCAGAAATCAAAGATTTGAAAAACAAAAACCAAGCTTTTCTAGATATCAGCAAAATAAAATTCCCTGTAACCATAAGGCATTGGCAACAAGGAGATAAATTTATTCCATTCGGAAGTAAAAACTTTAAAAAACTCAGCGATTTTTTTATCGACAATAAACTCTCACTTTTCGAAAAAGAAGAAATTTTACTACTCACTTCTGGCGACGATATTGCTTGGATTATCGGCATGCGTACAGATGAGAGATACAGGGTTACACACGAGACTGAGAAGGTACTGCAATGTTCGGTGGTTAGTGATTAG
- the lpxB gene encoding lipid-A-disaccharide synthase → MKYYIIAGEASGDLHAARLIKAISQGDNNAEFRCWGGDKMQSEGAHVVKHYKDLAFMGFVEVLANISEILKNIKFCKSDIMEWQPDAVILVDYPGFNMRIAKFAKSKNFKVYYYISPQVWAWKKYRVHKVNKYTDLAFVILPFETDFYAKYGYTAHYVGNPLVDSLVDVNQETKDAFIKQYNLSPKPVIALIPGSRVQEIKKVLPIMMQMVDKFPEYQSVISKMKNIDEKVYQDVVKTYDNVKLVESPISNILSVASAALVTSGTATLETALYNVPQVVCYKTSAASFFIAKKIVDVKFISLVNLIMDKQVVKELIQNDLNSENLYHHLNLILNDETTINKMKDDYKVLKNKVGEKGVADRAADLILNNLLNH, encoded by the coding sequence ATGAAATATTACATAATAGCGGGCGAAGCATCGGGAGATTTGCATGCTGCAAGATTGATTAAAGCTATCAGTCAGGGCGACAACAATGCAGAATTCAGATGTTGGGGTGGCGACAAAATGCAAAGCGAAGGTGCACATGTAGTCAAGCACTACAAAGACCTCGCGTTCATGGGTTTTGTCGAAGTGCTTGCTAATATTTCAGAAATTTTGAAAAACATAAAGTTTTGCAAGTCGGATATTATGGAATGGCAACCCGATGCTGTTATTCTTGTTGATTATCCGGGATTTAACATGCGTATTGCAAAATTTGCAAAAAGCAAAAACTTTAAGGTCTATTATTATATTTCTCCGCAAGTTTGGGCATGGAAAAAGTATCGCGTGCATAAAGTTAACAAATACACCGACTTAGCTTTTGTTATTTTGCCTTTTGAAACCGATTTTTACGCAAAATACGGATATACGGCTCATTACGTCGGAAATCCGTTAGTCGATTCGCTTGTTGATGTTAATCAAGAGACGAAAGACGCGTTTATTAAGCAATACAATTTGTCGCCAAAGCCTGTTATTGCTCTTATTCCTGGTAGTCGTGTGCAAGAAATAAAAAAAGTGTTGCCTATTATGATGCAAATGGTTGATAAGTTTCCTGAGTATCAGTCTGTTATATCAAAAATGAAAAATATTGACGAAAAAGTTTATCAAGATGTTGTAAAAACGTACGACAATGTAAAACTTGTAGAAAGTCCAATATCCAATATTTTATCCGTAGCAAGTGCGGCGCTTGTAACCAGCGGGACTGCAACCTTAGAAACGGCTTTGTACAACGTACCGCAAGTAGTCTGTTACAAGACAAGTGCGGCATCTTTTTTTATAGCCAAAAAAATAGTCGATGTTAAATTTATCTCGTTGGTAAACCTGATAATGGATAAGCAAGTCGTTAAAGAGTTGATACAAAACGATTTGAATTCGGAAAATTTATATCATCACTTAAATCTTATTTTGAACGATGAAACGACTATAAATAAAATGAAAGACGACTATAAAGTTTTGAAAAATAAAGTTGGCGAAAAAGGCGTAGCCGACAGAGCCGCCGACCTTATATTGAACAATTTGTTAAATCATTAA
- a CDS encoding C4-type zinc ribbon domain-containing protein has product MAKTTDKKDTKKVVKKTTTTNKAKKEETKTTKTTKATKATKAAKATEETKVKTKDVPEVVEKEVVEVVEKVDEQQEVELTVKENLSALYKLQRVDSKIDKIQIIKGELPLEVQDLEDEVEGLSTRIENYIHEIDTCEKEIKSKKNDTKERFVLVKRYEEQLNNVRNNREYDALQKEIEFQGLEVQLNDKKIKEFEAKIASNKDAIEKFQSQLGELQSELEIKQTELKDIVAETEIEEKELREISEKQKAKIDERLVFAYQRIRNAARNGLAVVPVERNSCGGCFSTIPPQRQLDIRSHKKIIVCEFCGRILIDSELVGEIDE; this is encoded by the coding sequence ATGGCAAAGACTACAGACAAAAAAGATACAAAGAAAGTTGTAAAGAAAACTACGACAACTAATAAAGCAAAAAAAGAAGAAACTAAAACAACAAAAACAACCAAAGCAACCAAAGCAACTAAGGCAGCTAAAGCAACCGAAGAAACCAAAGTTAAAACTAAAGACGTTCCTGAAGTTGTTGAAAAAGAAGTTGTAGAAGTTGTTGAAAAGGTGGACGAACAGCAAGAAGTTGAACTTACAGTTAAAGAAAATTTATCCGCTTTGTACAAGTTGCAACGAGTTGATTCTAAAATAGATAAAATTCAAATCATAAAAGGTGAGCTTCCTTTGGAAGTACAAGATTTGGAAGATGAAGTTGAAGGGTTGAGCACTCGTATCGAAAATTATATTCACGAAATTGATACCTGCGAAAAGGAAATCAAAAGCAAAAAGAACGATACTAAGGAAAGGTTTGTTTTGGTTAAAAGGTACGAGGAGCAGCTAAACAATGTTAGAAACAACCGTGAGTACGATGCTCTTCAAAAAGAAATTGAATTTCAGGGTTTGGAAGTACAACTCAACGATAAGAAAATAAAAGAGTTTGAAGCAAAAATCGCTTCCAATAAAGATGCCATAGAAAAATTCCAGTCGCAACTTGGAGAACTGCAAAGCGAACTTGAAATTAAACAAACCGAACTCAAAGATATTGTTGCAGAAACTGAAATAGAAGAAAAAGAACTTAGAGAAATTTCGGAAAAGCAAAAAGCTAAAATAGATGAGCGCTTGGTTTTTGCATACCAACGCATCAGAAATGCAGCTCGCAACGGATTGGCTGTAGTACCTGTCGAAAGAAACTCCTGCGGTGGTTGTTTTAGCACCATTCCACCACAAAGACAGTTAGATATCCGCTCGCACAAAAAAATTATCGTATGCGAATTTTGCGGACGTATCCTTATCGATAGCGAGCTTGTTGGGGAAATAGACGAGTAG
- the gcvH gene encoding glycine cleavage system protein GcvH: MNIPNNLLFSKDHEWLRIEGDTAYIGITDFAQQQLGDIVFVEVNDLGDIEAGEVFGTVEAVKTVSDLLMPISATIVEFNSALEDNPELINQDPYGEGWIIKIDNFNDADKSELLSAEDYKKLIEA, encoded by the coding sequence ATGAACATACCTAATAACTTATTATTTAGTAAAGACCACGAATGGCTTAGAATAGAAGGCGATACAGCTTATATTGGAATAACCGATTTTGCTCAACAACAATTGGGCGATATTGTATTCGTTGAAGTTAACGACCTTGGTGATATTGAAGCAGGCGAAGTTTTTGGTACTGTAGAAGCCGTTAAAACCGTATCCGATCTTTTGATGCCAATTTCGGCAACAATAGTTGAATTTAACAGCGCATTGGAAGACAATCCCGAACTTATTAATCAAGACCCATACGGCGAAGGATGGATAATTAAGATTGATAATTTCAACGATGCCGACAAATCTGAATTGCTAAGTGCAGAAGATTATAAAAAACTTATAGAAGCTTAG
- a CDS encoding energy transducer TonB, whose amino-acid sequence MQQKKTERANLEKRSFSFLEIGLIISLALVLLGFEWKTYDREVETDFVSGPVQEIPEEMVQITQQKAPPPPPAPQAPSVVLNIVENTAVITADIRIDAEADESLVMDEYIAPPPAPVTKIEEEEEVFERQIFLVVEEDPEFVGGDVARMKFLSENIVYPQMARESGIQGTVYLTFVIERDGSVTDIQVLRGIGGGCDEEAIRVVKNMPKWKPGKQRGKPVRVQFRLPIKFVLTG is encoded by the coding sequence ATGCAACAGAAAAAAACAGAAAGAGCCAATTTGGAAAAAAGGAGTTTTTCTTTTTTGGAAATAGGCTTGATAATATCATTAGCATTAGTGCTGTTAGGCTTCGAGTGGAAGACCTATGATAGAGAAGTTGAGACGGATTTTGTTTCGGGACCTGTTCAGGAAATTCCAGAAGAAATGGTTCAAATTACTCAACAAAAGGCTCCACCACCACCGCCAGCTCCGCAAGCACCTTCAGTTGTTCTTAACATAGTTGAGAACACAGCAGTTATTACAGCTGATATCCGTATTGACGCAGAAGCTGACGAATCTTTAGTGATGGATGAGTACATAGCTCCACCACCAGCTCCGGTTACAAAAATTGAAGAAGAGGAAGAAGTTTTTGAACGACAAATATTCTTAGTTGTTGAAGAAGATCCTGAATTTGTCGGCGGAGATGTAGCACGTATGAAGTTCTTAAGCGAAAACATAGTTTATCCGCAAATGGCTAGAGAATCGGGAATACAAGGAACTGTTTATTTAACTTTCGTTATTGAAAGAGACGGCTCGGTTACCGATATTCAAGTACTTCGTGGTATAGGCGGAGGCTGCGACGAAGAAGCTATAAGGGTTGTTAAAAACATGCCTAAATGGAAACCTGGTAAGCAAAGAGGCAAACCTGTAAGGGTACAATTTAGATTACCTATTAAATTCGTACTTACAGGGTGA
- the ruvA gene encoding Holliday junction branch migration protein RuvA produces MYDFIEGDIDNVAPTVAVINNNGIGYLINISLNTYTQVKDLKRCRLYIHQVVREDLISLFGFFEKAEREVFQNLISVSGIGPNTARVVLSSLTAQEVVEAVANEDVARFQSVKGIGAKTASRIIIDLKGKIDRGSIATTLMGGIAVTQNKNEALSALVMLGFNKQTAEKALNKVIKDNNNEELPVDRLVKLTLQIL; encoded by the coding sequence ATGTACGATTTTATTGAGGGAGATATAGATAATGTTGCGCCAACAGTTGCGGTTATTAATAATAACGGTATAGGCTATTTAATTAATATATCTTTAAATACATATACACAAGTAAAAGACCTGAAACGATGCCGATTGTACATACATCAGGTTGTTAGGGAGGATTTAATATCGCTATTCGGTTTTTTTGAGAAAGCGGAAAGAGAAGTTTTTCAGAATTTAATTTCAGTATCCGGAATTGGACCCAATACTGCACGTGTTGTGCTTTCGTCATTAACAGCGCAGGAAGTTGTTGAAGCTGTAGCCAACGAAGACGTAGCCAGATTTCAATCGGTGAAGGGGATAGGAGCAAAAACCGCATCGAGAATTATTATAGATTTGAAGGGCAAAATCGACAGAGGCAGTATTGCTACTACCTTAATGGGCGGAATTGCGGTTACACAAAATAAAAATGAAGCTCTTTCGGCTTTGGTTATGCTCGGTTTTAATAAACAAACAGCAGAAAAAGCACTTAATAAAGTTATAAAGGACAATAATAACGAAGAATTGCCCGTTGATAGACTTGTTAAATTAACTCTTCAAATATTGTAA
- the nrdD gene encoding anaerobic ribonucleoside-triphosphate reductase, protein MEIDGAIRTVIKRNGKKVPFSIEKIKNAIRKAFLSVGSFATDEDMTNILSRLQITNEMTVEEIQNNVEVALMAEKYFAVAKSYMLYRKEHAETREIRDKMNFLMDYCNAQNAATGSKFDANANVENKNIATLIGEIPKNNFIKLNRKLLTDRIKEMYGKELADEYIKMLNEHFIYKNDETSLANYCASITMYPWLLNGTVGIGGNSTPPTNLKSFSGGFINMVFMVSSMLSGACATPEFLMYMNYFIGLEYGIDYYKRVDEVVDLSKRRRTLDKVICDFFEQIIYSINQPTGARNFQAVFWNISYYDKYYFESLFRDFVFPDGSKPHWDSLNWLQKRFIKWFNKERTRSVLTFPVETMALLTKDGDVLDEEYGDFTAEMYAEGHSFFTYMSDNADSLSSCCRLRNEIQDNGFSYTLGAGGISTGSKSVLTININRCVQYADKVGIPYLDFLEKVVNLVHKVQIAYNENLIMFKDKKMLPLFDAGYINLDRQYLTIGVNGIVEAAEFQGIQISDNSNYLKFVQDVLGLVERYNKKYRTSKTMFNCEMIPAENVGVKHAKWDREDGYFVPRSCYNSYFYIVEDESLNVIDKFRLHGSRYIKHLTGGSALHMNLEEHLSKKQYRQLLCVAAIEGCNYFTFNIPNTVCNDCNAIDKRYLKKCPKCGSDNIDYLTRVIGYMKRISNFSAARQVEAAQRYYCDNQKVQLEEKIEQYA, encoded by the coding sequence ATGGAAATTGATGGTGCAATCAGAACAGTAATTAAGCGAAACGGCAAAAAGGTGCCGTTTTCTATAGAAAAAATCAAAAATGCAATCCGCAAAGCATTTTTATCAGTCGGCTCATTTGCTACCGATGAGGATATGACGAATATTCTTTCACGCCTGCAAATAACAAACGAAATGACTGTTGAAGAAATTCAAAACAACGTGGAAGTGGCTTTGATGGCGGAAAAATATTTTGCAGTAGCAAAATCGTATATGCTGTACAGAAAAGAACATGCAGAAACGCGAGAAATTCGCGATAAAATGAATTTTCTGATGGACTACTGCAATGCTCAAAACGCAGCCACAGGAAGTAAGTTCGATGCTAATGCCAATGTTGAAAACAAAAACATAGCAACACTTATAGGCGAAATCCCTAAAAATAATTTTATCAAACTCAACAGAAAACTGTTAACCGATAGAATTAAAGAAATGTACGGAAAGGAGTTAGCTGATGAGTATATTAAAATGTTAAATGAGCATTTTATATACAAAAACGACGAGACAAGTTTGGCAAATTATTGTGCAAGCATAACAATGTATCCTTGGCTATTGAACGGAACAGTTGGGATAGGAGGCAATTCAACACCGCCAACAAATTTAAAATCGTTTAGCGGAGGTTTCATAAACATGGTGTTTATGGTTTCAAGCATGTTGAGCGGAGCTTGTGCAACTCCCGAGTTTCTAATGTACATGAATTACTTTATAGGATTGGAATACGGTATAGATTATTACAAACGCGTCGATGAGGTTGTAGATTTATCTAAGCGCAGAAGAACATTAGATAAAGTTATTTGCGATTTTTTCGAGCAGATTATTTATTCCATAAATCAACCAACAGGAGCACGCAATTTTCAGGCAGTTTTTTGGAATATTTCTTATTACGATAAGTACTATTTTGAAAGTTTGTTCCGCGACTTTGTTTTTCCCGACGGAAGCAAACCGCACTGGGATTCGCTAAACTGGTTGCAAAAAAGGTTTATAAAATGGTTTAATAAAGAAAGAACCAGATCGGTGCTGACATTTCCGGTCGAGACAATGGCTTTGCTCACAAAAGACGGCGATGTGTTAGACGAAGAATACGGCGATTTCACTGCAGAAATGTACGCAGAAGGGCACTCGTTTTTTACATATATGAGCGATAATGCTGATTCATTATCAAGCTGTTGCAGGTTGCGTAACGAAATTCAGGATAACGGATTTAGCTACACCTTAGGTGCGGGAGGAATTTCAACAGGATCGAAAAGTGTGCTGACTATTAATATCAATCGTTGTGTGCAATATGCAGATAAAGTTGGGATTCCATATTTAGATTTTCTCGAAAAAGTTGTCAATTTAGTACATAAAGTACAAATAGCTTACAACGAAAACCTTATCATGTTTAAGGATAAAAAGATGCTGCCGCTTTTTGATGCCGGCTACATCAATTTGGATAGGCAATATCTTACAATTGGCGTAAACGGAATAGTTGAAGCAGCCGAATTCCAAGGCATACAAATATCAGATAACAGCAACTATCTGAAATTTGTGCAAGACGTATTGGGATTGGTAGAAAGATACAATAAAAAGTACCGTACTTCTAAAACAATGTTCAACTGCGAAATGATACCGGCTGAAAATGTTGGAGTTAAGCATGCAAAATGGGACAGAGAAGACGGTTACTTCGTCCCACGCAGTTGCTACAACAGTTATTTTTATATTGTGGAAGACGAGTCGCTAAATGTTATAGATAAGTTTCGCTTGCATGGTTCAAGGTATATAAAACATCTTACGGGAGGGTCGGCACTTCATATGAATTTGGAAGAACATTTATCGAAAAAGCAATACCGACAATTGCTATGTGTGGCAGCTATTGAAGGATGCAACTATTTTACCTTCAATATTCCAAATACGGTATGCAACGATTGTAACGCTATTGACAAAAGGTATCTTAAAAAGTGTCCAAAGTGCGGTTCCGATAATATTGACTACCTAACTCGCGTGATAGGTTACATGAAACGTATTAGTAATTTCTCGGCAGCGCGTCAGGTTGAGGCTGCACAGAGGTACTACTGCGACAACCAAAAAGTTCAACTTGAGGAAAAAATAGAACAATATGCTTAA
- the surE gene encoding 5'/3'-nucleotidase SurE, protein MNNKPLILVTNDDGIFAKGLRTLIDCVKDFGEILVLAPDKPQSAMGHAVTIINPLFIRKISSSENYREYSCNGTPADCVKLAYRAVLNRKPDLIVSGINHGANSSLNVSYSGTMAAAIEGAMSDIPAVGFSLCDYMPDANFDHCIDAVKSIVANVLEEKLPSRVALNVNIPAASCGKIKGVKVTRQAKAYWDERFDKRTDPHGREYYWLTGDFINIDEDDDNDLVALDNSYISIVPVQLDLTAHETIKEIGKWKFEY, encoded by the coding sequence ATGAATAATAAACCATTAATATTAGTTACAAACGACGATGGAATTTTTGCCAAGGGCTTACGAACTCTTATAGATTGCGTAAAGGATTTCGGCGAGATACTTGTTTTAGCACCGGATAAGCCGCAATCGGCTATGGGGCATGCTGTTACAATTATTAATCCGTTGTTTATCAGAAAAATATCTTCTTCCGAAAATTATAGAGAGTACAGTTGTAACGGAACACCTGCCGATTGTGTTAAACTTGCATACAGGGCGGTTTTAAATCGCAAACCGGATCTTATTGTTTCGGGCATCAACCACGGAGCAAATTCGTCTTTGAACGTTTCGTATTCAGGTACTATGGCTGCTGCTATTGAAGGAGCTATGTCCGATATTCCTGCGGTTGGGTTTTCGCTATGCGATTATATGCCTGATGCAAACTTCGACCATTGCATAGATGCCGTTAAATCCATAGTTGCCAATGTGTTGGAAGAAAAACTGCCGTCTCGCGTGGCACTCAATGTCAATATACCTGCGGCATCTTGCGGAAAGATTAAAGGCGTTAAGGTTACCCGACAAGCCAAAGCTTATTGGGACGAAAGATTTGACAAAAGAACCGATCCACACGGCAGAGAGTACTATTGGCTTACAGGCGATTTTATTAATATTGATGAAGATGACGACAACGATTTGGTAGCACTTGATAATTCGTATATATCAATAGTGCCGGTGCAGTTAGACCTTACTGCGCACGAAACCATAAAAGAAATAGGAAAATGGAAATTTGAATACTAA
- a CDS encoding HAD-IA family hydrolase gives MLNYRERLKNITTFIFDYDGVLGGNIVAMLDSGVVIRYSNVKDGYALQLAVKENYRIAIISGGYSESVTKRMELLGITDVYLNSKNKMSVYKEFVEKYNLKHEEILYMGDDIPDIEVMRCVGIAACPADASDEIKEISNYISPKNGGEGCVRDIIQQVLKVQGKWGTENSINW, from the coding sequence ATGCTAAATTATCGCGAAAGATTAAAAAATATAACCACTTTTATTTTCGATTACGACGGAGTTTTAGGAGGCAACATAGTTGCTATGTTAGATTCGGGTGTGGTAATTCGTTACTCCAACGTAAAGGATGGCTACGCACTTCAATTGGCTGTAAAGGAAAATTACCGAATTGCAATTATTTCGGGCGGCTACTCCGAATCGGTTACAAAGCGAATGGAACTCTTAGGTATTACTGATGTTTATCTTAATTCAAAAAACAAGATGTCGGTGTATAAGGAGTTCGTAGAAAAATATAATTTGAAGCACGAAGAAATATTATACATGGGCGACGACATTCCCGATATAGAAGTTATGCGTTGCGTTGGTATTGCTGCTTGTCCCGCCGATGCCAGCGACGAAATTAAAGAAATTTCAAACTATATTTCGCCAAAAAACGGAGGCGAAGGCTGCGTTAGAGATATCATTCAGCAAGTGCTTAAAGTGCAAGGCAAGTGGGGAACCGAAAATTCAATTAATTGGTAA
- a CDS encoding Nif3-like dinuclear metal center hexameric protein, whose protein sequence is MKLKEIIQLLESKSPLDYQESFDNSGLQIGDVNQEINGALICFDVTNQIVEQCISKNFNLIISHHPLFFKGIKQINQQSNEGKMISRLIKHDIAVYSMHTSIDNQIYGVNGLLAQLLGVKPESVLQPVEDSLLKLSVFCPESHAAKVREAIFESGAGYIGNYDSCSFNTQGIGTYRANENANPFAGEINKLHSENEVKIEVILPKHLKNAVVANMIKHHPYEEVAYDLYPIVNVNSQIGSGVIGKLPKPIKLFDFFDIIKTKLNLKIIRHNSETNHLVQRIAMCGGSGAFLIPQAMRLKADVFLSGDIKYHDFFTDNDKLIVADIGHFESEQFITNWIFNLIKEKFHNFATEITSINSNPVKYH, encoded by the coding sequence ATGAAACTAAAAGAAATAATTCAACTGCTTGAATCTAAATCGCCGTTAGATTATCAGGAATCGTTTGATAATAGCGGTTTGCAGATAGGCGATGTAAATCAGGAGATAAATGGAGCATTAATTTGTTTCGATGTTACCAATCAGATTGTTGAACAATGTATAAGCAAAAACTTTAATCTGATTATTTCGCATCACCCTTTGTTTTTCAAGGGAATAAAACAAATAAATCAGCAAAGCAACGAAGGCAAAATGATTAGTCGGCTTATAAAGCACGACATTGCCGTGTATTCAATGCATACTTCTATCGATAATCAGATATACGGAGTTAACGGTCTTTTGGCTCAGTTGTTAGGTGTAAAGCCCGAATCCGTTTTGCAACCGGTTGAAGATTCCTTGCTGAAACTATCGGTATTTTGTCCCGAAAGTCATGCAGCCAAAGTCAGAGAAGCAATTTTTGAATCGGGAGCCGGATATATAGGAAATTACGACAGTTGCAGTTTCAACACGCAAGGAATAGGCACTTACCGAGCCAACGAAAATGCAAATCCTTTTGCGGGCGAAATCAACAAGTTGCATAGCGAAAACGAAGTTAAAATAGAAGTCATTCTGCCAAAACATTTAAAAAATGCTGTTGTGGCTAACATGATAAAACATCATCCTTACGAAGAAGTTGCATACGATTTGTATCCGATTGTCAATGTAAATTCTCAAATTGGTTCGGGAGTGATTGGTAAATTACCCAAGCCGATTAAATTGTTCGATTTTTTCGATATAATTAAAACAAAATTAAATCTCAAAATTATTCGACACAATTCTGAAACTAATCATTTAGTGCAAAGAATTGCCATGTGCGGCGGTTCGGGAGCGTTTTTAATACCGCAGGCAATGCGACTTAAAGCCGATGTTTTTTTGTCGGGCGATATTAAATATCACGACTTTTTTACCGATAACGATAAGCTTATAGTCGCCGATATCGGACATTTTGAAAGTGAACAATTTATAACAAATTGGATATTTAACTTGATAAAAGAAAAATTTCATAATTTTGCAACCGAAATTACAAGTATAAATTCAAATCCGGTTAAATACCACTAA